A window of Sebastes umbrosus isolate fSebUmb1 chromosome 3, fSebUmb1.pri, whole genome shotgun sequence contains these coding sequences:
- the LOC119485037 gene encoding caspase-1-like — translation MVRNQERTGDVWRRDLLQAELTMEIPQGNVPPEDRVPPEDNVSPEDNVSPEERLRLIRTKFVEGMSDPNLNKLLDELFQRRVISDGEMQSIRTKTKRDKARDLIDTVRLKGTEASSVLIAALRKEDPWVFRS, via the exons ATGGTCCGGAATCAAGAGAGGACAGGCGACGTCTGGAGACGTGATCTGCTTCAAGCAG AACTAACAATGGAAATCCCTCAGGGGAACGTCCCACCAGAGGACCGCGTCCCACCAGAGGACAACGTCTCACCAGAGGACAACGTCTCACCAGAGGAGAGGCTGCGGTTGATTCGAACAAAGTTTGTAGAGGGAATGTCTGATCCTAATCTCAACAAGCTTCTGGATGAACTCTTTCAGCGTCGCGTTATAAGCGATGGTGAAATGCAGTCAATCAGAACAAAAACCAAGAGAGATAAAGCACGAGACCTGATCGACACGGTACGACTAAAGGGAACTGAAGCCAGCTCAGTTCTGATCGCTGCTCTCCGTAAGGAGGATCCGTGGGTTTTCAGATCTTAG